DNA from Felis catus isolate Fca126 chromosome B3, F.catus_Fca126_mat1.0, whole genome shotgun sequence:
ggaggaagtcaTCCAGGAGATGACAGTCATTTCAGAAGCAAACAGCATCACGTGCCCTGCTGGCTCTTGAAGCTACAAACACAGAGTCGTGAGCCCTGCTCTTAATTCTGAAAGGACCGGTCTGGTCCCGGCTGACGGGGCTGATGAGAGGCTGCTAGGCCTCAGGCTCCTTGGGGTCATCACAACACATCCTGTGGTCCTCGGTGCCCAGGGAACACACTGGCGTCCGTGCTGCCTGTGTCGCGTGACCTTTCCTAATCTGCTACATCCTCACCAGAGAAACCTATAGTCTGGGGTCATCCTActcctatttttctcttatttgtgcAGATGCTTCATTTGGATGTGCTTCCACAGTGGGCTGTGGCTCCAGAGGCAGAGATGGTGGCTTTGTGAGATGGGATGTTCCTCCAGCACCtagcaacaaaacaaacagcTTGAATTCTCAGTTCCACGGTTCTTGAAGAAATCACATTgtcaaatttcaaaaagaaaccctgtatctTTGAGGACCAGCGGGGACTGTGACGTATCTTTGCAGCTATGAAGTCAGACCATCGCTAAGAAAGCAACGGTCAAGTTTGCCTTCAATGACTCACTGAAAAAATCTTTAATTACCTGCGCCATACTGACTTATGCGATCTTGCTTTAATTGTCACTGCTTTAGCAGAACAGAAGGTGCTGTCATGTATTTCTAAACTTGAATACTGTAAACCTCTGACTAAGCCTGTTCCCTCTGACACAACTTGCCTTAAGGAAGCAAGTGCCAATTTGGCCAGCATATGGCTTCTTCCCCTTCTAGGAATCCTACTTGGACGTGTTCTGAGTCTGAGAAGTGTCAGCCTCACTTAAAGCTGTCATCTCTCGCTGGCGCATGCAGCTTGTACCCACGAGGATTCCATGGAGCTGTGCGCAGCCTCCTACCTGAGGGGAGCTTCCCGTATGCAGCTGCTGAAGACATTGCCTGTCCTAGGGCTTGATTAGAGCCCAGAGGCTGCTGGAGACTGGCAGCTTTGCTAGTTGAAGTGGTCCGGTGCTTTGACTTGGTGTCTTTAACTGGTTTCGTCCAGACCAGTGCCTCCCCGACCTGGAGGGCAGCTCCCAGCTTCTGGGCCATGTCCACCATCTTGTCCCCacatgggaagaaaaaagagtCACAGAGAGGACTGGCAGAGTGAAGCCTACCCACCTCTTCCACCAGGGAGTGCAGGTGAAATCATGTCTAACGGTACTagtatttgagagagaaagtatttATTGCAAGGAAATCATTCTCAAACAGCAGAGAATACAGACTGCCCTTAGTGGACGGCAAGGGAGCACATATAGGATCTCAAAACCTAACAATTCAAGTTTGGTGCCTTACAGAGCTCAACTCCTGCCTTTCCCACATGAGGAGAAGTGAGGAGAAGCTgcaaagagacagagacctcACATCAGTTGTATTATCAATAACATAACTCCGTAAGCCTGAACTTCCTCTTACTATTTTCTTCTAGGGAAGTTTTTTCTCAGGATGTTCCTAATTGGAGATTTCATGCTGCCAGGAACATCAGAGCCAAAATGGCCAAAAACCTATAGAATACCTGATATCTGGATTATATGGGCTTCATTCAGAAGCCTCCCAGGAGCTAATAAAAGACATACCTCGGCGTCAAATTCCAGAGAGCTGCTGTCCTGCAGCAGGTGGACCTTCTTCTCCATCTCCTGATACTGAGCCAGGGCGCCCTGCTTCTCGCCCTGGTTGTACAGCAGCACAGCATAGTTGAGGTTTACTAACGGGTTACACCTGTGGCAAACGGATTCCGTGGGGCTCAGGCTCTGCAACCAGTGGTCATTCAGAGATCCCTCTCgttacacaaaaaacaaaaactggttaCGTAGACATTTCTCTATTCCACAGCAAGGTAAGAACACGCGTGCCGTGTGGACCTTTGGAGAAGCATCAAGGAAGTAACTGCCCAACCAGCAGAGCAAGAGGTATTGGGACCAAGCGTGATGTCTCAGCCCTCAACGGAGGCCACCAGGTCAGGTTTGAAAAGGGGATCCCTACCCTGCTGCCTGGCAGATGCCAGCAGAATAAATCCCAGGAGAGTTAAGTTGATCTTAAACTAAGTCCAGAGTCCTATCTGATATTCCAGCTAGCCCATGGCTATCAGCACCCGAAGCCCACTGCCAGCTCCTGGAAACATTTTCTCAGAAAGAGCCAGTGTCTGTTCCCGCTGAGCCACCGTGTGCTTAAGGACCACATCCTTCTGCAGTCAGGCCCCCCCACTGACCCCCAGAGCAGGCATCTGGGCCGCTGCTCAACCGCCCCGCACGCCCCAACTGGGCTGTGGCGCCACCTGGTGGCTTCTGAGAGTCCGACCCGCCCCAGTACCACTCCTGACGGAGCAGCTTACTTATCCAGGCGGACGGCTTCCGCGTAGGCTCTCTTGGCGTTCTCTGGGTCTTCCAGATTGGTCAGAGCCACTGCAACAAAGAAAGTGGGCACTGTGACTGGGGAGTCCCGTgtggaaaacaaaaggaatgttTCAAGACCACAGTTCATTCAACCCCCAAACTGAACTCCTCCTTTGCCGTCTCGGCTCCTGGCACGACCGCCTTCGGTCACTCAGCTTAGATGCCCGGTGTCACCTGCTTCGATGGTGTCTCTCCACAGTCAGTAGCCAAGTCCTGTGAATCctgttttttgtacttttctttacTGACACTGCCCTTGTTCAGATGCAAAGTGTTTCaggctttccatttcttccccacAGCAATGTCCCCACCTGCCTCCATCCACTTTGCCACCAAGCTGCCAGGAGTCTTCCTGCCTTACAAACAAATCTGTGTCACACCACCCTACTTAAGAATCCATTACCCACAACCATGATCTTTAAAACGTTTGTATAGCAACAGAACACACTCTCCTTTGTAATCAGCATTTTCTGGAAACCTGatgtataaaacaaagaaaaacagagctgtTTTGAAAGCCAGGCCCACCCGACCTCCCCACCAAGCTACACACTCAGCTCTCCTGGACACCTAAGATCTAGGAATACGGTTGGAAAACCTTGGCCTCTAGGATAAAAGGCCAGAGTCCCAGCATTCTtctcctgcccgccccccacttcATGTGGCCCTAGACCAGCTTTCCTGACTCCTCCCCCACTACACCGCACAACACGACCGCCCACTTGCCGCAGGACACATGGTGCGGCCATGGCTGCACGCCTTTGTTCCCACGACAGCCGAGCCAGTGAGTTCCAGCTTAGCCTTCAAACTGCAGTGTGAAGGCCAGCTCTAGTTTGGGAGTTAGAAGTGTGGCTCATGCCTCACAGTAGGGCTGTCTGTTCACAGAACTGAGCTCGCTTTGTATTCAGGCAACCCCCAATTAACCACCATTCAATTTGCTTTTGCAACCGTTCTCTGATAA
Protein-coding regions in this window:
- the BBS4 gene encoding Bardet-Biedl syndrome 4 protein isoform X6, with the translated sequence MLGKIHLLEGDLDKAIEIYKKAVEFSPENTELLTTLGLLYLQLGIYQKAFEHLGNALTYDPTNYKAILAAGSMMQTHGDFDVALTKYRVVACAVPESPPLWNNIGMCFFGKKKYVAAISCLKRANYLAPFDWKILYNLGLVHLTMQQYASAFHFLSAAINFQPKMGELYMLLAVALTNLEDPENAKRAYAEAVRLDKCNPLVNLNYAVLLYNQGEKQGALAQYQEMEKKVHLLQDSSSLEFDAEMVDMAQKLGAALQVGEALVWTKPVKDTKSKHRTTSTSKAASLQQPLGSNQALGQAMSSAAAYGKLPSGAGGTSHLTKPPSLPLEPQPTVEAHPNEASAQIREK